The following proteins are co-located in the Apium graveolens cultivar Ventura chromosome 5, ASM990537v1, whole genome shotgun sequence genome:
- the LOC141723822 gene encoding uncharacterized protein LOC141723822 isoform X1, translating to MDSEDLLQLPDSGKSGIESESNDLPFTDCESGAAASLPNSAADKDQMNENFTHNGVDVGEKTKEAEKVQMNENVMQNGGGNGEKTEDGELIVSTAAVQVSVQLAEKIDIKEKVHSISSMVHIENGCEAVEGQSSLFDLKNEENSISIKDKDTNSVTGVKRPREAIDEQPPSIHVLYNSLPRDSKQKLDKLLQQWSEWHARHYPSSIESAEDLESGETTYFPALHVGEDKSSAVSFWVDNQTRGPQSKDVMLDHDSVPLYDRGYTMGLIPSDGSGNAERGLEIFNASRCFNCGSYNHSLKECPKPRDNVAVSNARKELKSKRNQSAGSRNPTRYYQSSPGGKYDGLRPGTLDVETRKLLGLGELDPPPWLNRMREIGYPPGYLDPEEKDQPSGITIFSFDEEENKDDTEDGEILDTDDQELPKKKSVEFPGINGPIPGNADEKHWTAVQQSHDMSRERPSRRFNHSSESFGKYYQEQRWTRDLRDDGPPGVDPPTNPSLSSYPPRYSAYDSGYSSYSPRGNISRPRSPSFDRSQSDRSRRSPLIHESSKYSSQSTSAESPTYRMSSQQKYSSASLDDEDNGRWNDYTPETSSHRKDKRDHQYHHSKR from the exons ATGGATAGTGAGGATCTATTACAACTTCCAGATTCTGGTAAATCTGGTATTGAAAGTGAGAGTAACGATTTACCTTTCACTGATTGTGAGTCTGGTGCAGCTGCTTCTCTACCAAACTCTGCTGCTGACAAAGATCAGATGAACGAGAATTTTACGCATAATGGGGTTGATGTTGGTGAAAAAACTAAGGAGGCTGAAAAAGTTCAGATGAACGAGAATGTTATGCAGAATGGGGGTGGTAATGGTGAAAAAACTGAGGACGGGGAATTGATTGTGAGTACTGCTGCTGTCCAAGTTAGCGTTCAACTGGCTGAAAAAATAGATATTAAAGAAAAAGTCCATTCCATAAGCTCCATGGTGCACATTGAGAATGGTTGTGAAGCAGTTGAAGGTCAGAGTTCCCTGTTCGATCTTAAGAACGAGGAAAATTCTATCAGCATTAAAGATAAAGATACCAACT CAGTAACTGGTGTTAAAAGACCTAGAGAGGCTATTGACGAACAACCACCTTCAATCCATGTCTTGTATAACTCTTTACCAAG AGATAGTAAACAGAAGCTTGATAAGTTATTGCAGCAGTGGTCGGAATGGCATGCTCGGCATTATCCTTCATCTATA GAATCAGCAGAAGATTTAGAATCTGGTGAGACGACATATTTTCCGGCGCTTCATGTTGGAGAGGACAAGTCTTCTGCTGTG TCTTTCTGGGTGGACAATCAGACAAGGGGTCCACAGAGCAAGGATGTTATGTTGGATCATGATTCTGTCCCTCTTTATGATCGAGGATATACAATGGGCCTGATCCCATCCGATGGTTCTGGAAATGCGGAAAG AGGTCTGGAAATATTCAATGCTTCTCGCTGTTTCAATTGTGGTTCCTACAATCATTCCTTAAAGGAATGCCCAAAGCCTCGTGATAATGTAGCTGTCAGTAATGCTCGTAAAGAGCTAAAAAGTAAGCGTAATCAGAGTGCCGGTTCCCGTAACCCCACTCGATATTACCAAAGCTCACCTGGGGGTAAATATGACGGTTTAAGGCCAGGCACCCTTGATGTAGAAACGCGGAAATTACTGGGCCTTGGG GAACTTGATCCACCACCTTGGCTCAACAGAATGCGAGAAATAGGGTATCCACCTGGATATCTAG ATCCAGAAGAAAAGGATCAACCTTCAGGAATCACAATATTCTCCTTCGATGAGGAGGAAAACAAGGATGATACCGAGGATGGAGAAATACTGGACACAGATGATCAGGAGCTGCCTAAGAAGAAGAGTGTTGAGTTTCCTGGAATTAACGGCCCAATACCGGGAAATGCAGATGAAAAACATTGGACAGCTGTGCAACAAAGTCATGATATGTCCAGAGAGCGACCGAGTCGCAGATTTAATCATTCATCAGAATCTTTTGGCAAGTATTATCAAGAGCAAAGGTGGACCAGGGATCTCAGAGATGATGGACCTCCTGGTGTTGACCCACCAACCAACCCCTCGCTCTCTAGTTATCCTCCCAGATACAGTGCTTATGACTCTGGCTACAGTTCCTATAGTCCAAGGGGTAACATTTCTAGACCTAGAAGCCCTAGTTTCGATAGGTCTCAGTCTGATAGAAGTAGAAGAAGCCCATTGATACATGAATCTTCGAAGTACAGTTCACAAAGTACTTCAGCAGAATCACCTACATATAGGATGTCTTCGCAACAGAAATACAGCTCAGCCAGTTTGGATGATGAGGATAATGGCCGTTGGAATGATTATACCCCAGAAACTTCATCTCACCGGAAGGATAAGCGCGATCATCAATACCATCATAGCAAGAGGTGA
- the LOC141723823 gene encoding 26S proteasome non-ATPase regulatory subunit 8 homolog A-like isoform X1 gives MDPKLSEVSQMCELFKAALVRNDFEKCETLLSQLKVLLTAFRSLPPLFEATLNAVHELTVARDIYEHAVILSVKTEDQDAFERDFFQLKPYYTDAGDRLPQSQQEFPILGLNLLRLLVQNRIAEFHTELELLSASALENPCIKHAVELEQSFMEGAYNRVLTARQTVPHETYVYFMDLLAKTVRDEIAGCSEKAYDSLSINDARQILLFSSDQELSGYINEEHPEWEIKNGYVIFQKAKESAPCKEIPSLQLITQTLSYARELERIV, from the exons atGGATCCGAAGCTATCAGAAGTATCGCAAATGTGTGAGCTCTTCAAAGCCGCGTTGGTCCGTAACGATTTCGAGAAATGCGAAACTCTCCTCTCTCAACTCAAG GTCTTGCTTACAGCCTTCCGAAGTCTTCCTCCGTTGTTTGAAGCAACACTTAATGCAGTACATGAGTTGACTGTTGCAC GTGACATATACGAGCATGCAGTTATCTTGAGCGTTAAGACTGAAGATCAGGATGCTTTTGAGAGGGACTTCTTTCAGCTGAAGCCTTATTATACAGATGCAGG TGACCGCCTTCCACAGTCTCAGCAAGAATTCCCCATTCTAGGTCTCAATCTTTTGAGACTCCTAGTGCAGAATAGAATCGCTGAATTCCACACTGAACTGGAGTTACTTTCTGCCAGTGCCCTGGAGAATCCTTGCATCAAGCATGCTGTGGAGTTGGAGCAATCCTTCATGGAAGGTGCTTACAACCGGGTGTTGACTGCTAGGCAGACGGTACCTCATGAAACATATGTCTACTTTATGGATCTTTTAGCAAAAACAGTCAG GGACGAAATAGCTGGATGCAGTGAAAAGGCATATGACTCCCTCTCCATCAATGATGCCCGTCAAATACTTCTGTTCTCCTCGGATCAAGAACTCTCTGGATATATTAATGAG GAGCATCCTGAATGGGAGATAAAGAATGGGTATGTGATTTTCCAAAAGGCAAAGGAATCTGCACCTTGCAAGGAGATACCATCTCTGCAGCTTATTACTCAGACACTCAGTTATGCCAGGGAGTTGGAACGGATTGTTTGA
- the LOC141723822 gene encoding uncharacterized protein LOC141723822 isoform X2, with product MDSEDLLQLPDSGKSGIESESNDLPFTDCESGAAASLPNSAADKDQMNENFTHNGVDVGEKTKEAEKVQMNENVMQNGGGNGEKTEDGELIVSTAAVQVSVQLAEKIDIKEKVHSISSMVHIENGCEAVEGQSSLFDLKNEENSISIKDKDTNLTGVKRPREAIDEQPPSIHVLYNSLPRDSKQKLDKLLQQWSEWHARHYPSSIESAEDLESGETTYFPALHVGEDKSSAVSFWVDNQTRGPQSKDVMLDHDSVPLYDRGYTMGLIPSDGSGNAERGLEIFNASRCFNCGSYNHSLKECPKPRDNVAVSNARKELKSKRNQSAGSRNPTRYYQSSPGGKYDGLRPGTLDVETRKLLGLGELDPPPWLNRMREIGYPPGYLDPEEKDQPSGITIFSFDEEENKDDTEDGEILDTDDQELPKKKSVEFPGINGPIPGNADEKHWTAVQQSHDMSRERPSRRFNHSSESFGKYYQEQRWTRDLRDDGPPGVDPPTNPSLSSYPPRYSAYDSGYSSYSPRGNISRPRSPSFDRSQSDRSRRSPLIHESSKYSSQSTSAESPTYRMSSQQKYSSASLDDEDNGRWNDYTPETSSHRKDKRDHQYHHSKR from the exons ATGGATAGTGAGGATCTATTACAACTTCCAGATTCTGGTAAATCTGGTATTGAAAGTGAGAGTAACGATTTACCTTTCACTGATTGTGAGTCTGGTGCAGCTGCTTCTCTACCAAACTCTGCTGCTGACAAAGATCAGATGAACGAGAATTTTACGCATAATGGGGTTGATGTTGGTGAAAAAACTAAGGAGGCTGAAAAAGTTCAGATGAACGAGAATGTTATGCAGAATGGGGGTGGTAATGGTGAAAAAACTGAGGACGGGGAATTGATTGTGAGTACTGCTGCTGTCCAAGTTAGCGTTCAACTGGCTGAAAAAATAGATATTAAAGAAAAAGTCCATTCCATAAGCTCCATGGTGCACATTGAGAATGGTTGTGAAGCAGTTGAAGGTCAGAGTTCCCTGTTCGATCTTAAGAACGAGGAAAATTCTATCAGCATTAAAGATAAAGATACCAACT TAACTGGTGTTAAAAGACCTAGAGAGGCTATTGACGAACAACCACCTTCAATCCATGTCTTGTATAACTCTTTACCAAG AGATAGTAAACAGAAGCTTGATAAGTTATTGCAGCAGTGGTCGGAATGGCATGCTCGGCATTATCCTTCATCTATA GAATCAGCAGAAGATTTAGAATCTGGTGAGACGACATATTTTCCGGCGCTTCATGTTGGAGAGGACAAGTCTTCTGCTGTG TCTTTCTGGGTGGACAATCAGACAAGGGGTCCACAGAGCAAGGATGTTATGTTGGATCATGATTCTGTCCCTCTTTATGATCGAGGATATACAATGGGCCTGATCCCATCCGATGGTTCTGGAAATGCGGAAAG AGGTCTGGAAATATTCAATGCTTCTCGCTGTTTCAATTGTGGTTCCTACAATCATTCCTTAAAGGAATGCCCAAAGCCTCGTGATAATGTAGCTGTCAGTAATGCTCGTAAAGAGCTAAAAAGTAAGCGTAATCAGAGTGCCGGTTCCCGTAACCCCACTCGATATTACCAAAGCTCACCTGGGGGTAAATATGACGGTTTAAGGCCAGGCACCCTTGATGTAGAAACGCGGAAATTACTGGGCCTTGGG GAACTTGATCCACCACCTTGGCTCAACAGAATGCGAGAAATAGGGTATCCACCTGGATATCTAG ATCCAGAAGAAAAGGATCAACCTTCAGGAATCACAATATTCTCCTTCGATGAGGAGGAAAACAAGGATGATACCGAGGATGGAGAAATACTGGACACAGATGATCAGGAGCTGCCTAAGAAGAAGAGTGTTGAGTTTCCTGGAATTAACGGCCCAATACCGGGAAATGCAGATGAAAAACATTGGACAGCTGTGCAACAAAGTCATGATATGTCCAGAGAGCGACCGAGTCGCAGATTTAATCATTCATCAGAATCTTTTGGCAAGTATTATCAAGAGCAAAGGTGGACCAGGGATCTCAGAGATGATGGACCTCCTGGTGTTGACCCACCAACCAACCCCTCGCTCTCTAGTTATCCTCCCAGATACAGTGCTTATGACTCTGGCTACAGTTCCTATAGTCCAAGGGGTAACATTTCTAGACCTAGAAGCCCTAGTTTCGATAGGTCTCAGTCTGATAGAAGTAGAAGAAGCCCATTGATACATGAATCTTCGAAGTACAGTTCACAAAGTACTTCAGCAGAATCACCTACATATAGGATGTCTTCGCAACAGAAATACAGCTCAGCCAGTTTGGATGATGAGGATAATGGCCGTTGGAATGATTATACCCCAGAAACTTCATCTCACCGGAAGGATAAGCGCGATCATCAATACCATCATAGCAAGAGGTGA
- the LOC141723823 gene encoding 26S proteasome non-ATPase regulatory subunit 8 homolog A-like isoform X2: MRNSPLSTQGDIYEHAVILSVKTEDQDAFERDFFQLKPYYTDAGDRLPQSQQEFPILGLNLLRLLVQNRIAEFHTELELLSASALENPCIKHAVELEQSFMEGAYNRVLTARQTVPHETYVYFMDLLAKTVRDEIAGCSEKAYDSLSINDARQILLFSSDQELSGYINEEHPEWEIKNGYVIFQKAKESAPCKEIPSLQLITQTLSYARELERIV, translated from the exons ATGCGAAACTCTCCTCTCTCAACTCAAG GTGACATATACGAGCATGCAGTTATCTTGAGCGTTAAGACTGAAGATCAGGATGCTTTTGAGAGGGACTTCTTTCAGCTGAAGCCTTATTATACAGATGCAGG TGACCGCCTTCCACAGTCTCAGCAAGAATTCCCCATTCTAGGTCTCAATCTTTTGAGACTCCTAGTGCAGAATAGAATCGCTGAATTCCACACTGAACTGGAGTTACTTTCTGCCAGTGCCCTGGAGAATCCTTGCATCAAGCATGCTGTGGAGTTGGAGCAATCCTTCATGGAAGGTGCTTACAACCGGGTGTTGACTGCTAGGCAGACGGTACCTCATGAAACATATGTCTACTTTATGGATCTTTTAGCAAAAACAGTCAG GGACGAAATAGCTGGATGCAGTGAAAAGGCATATGACTCCCTCTCCATCAATGATGCCCGTCAAATACTTCTGTTCTCCTCGGATCAAGAACTCTCTGGATATATTAATGAG GAGCATCCTGAATGGGAGATAAAGAATGGGTATGTGATTTTCCAAAAGGCAAAGGAATCTGCACCTTGCAAGGAGATACCATCTCTGCAGCTTATTACTCAGACACTCAGTTATGCCAGGGAGTTGGAACGGATTGTTTGA